In Streptomyces sp. ALI-76-A, the genomic window CCGGCCGTGTCGGTCGACACCGCCTGCTCGTCGTCCCTGGTGGCCCTGCACATGGCGGTGCAGTCGCTGCGCTCGGGAGAGTGCTCGATGGCGCTCGCGGGCGGGGCGCTGGTGATGGCGACGCCCGCGATGTTCGTGGAGTTCTCCCGCCAGGGCGCCCTGTCGCCCGGCGGCCGGTGCAAGGCGTTCGCGGACGGCGCCGACGGGACCGGCTGGGCCGAGGGCGTGGGCGTCCTGCTCCTGGAGCGGCTGTCCGACGCCCGGCGCAACGGCCACCCCGTGCTGGCCGTCGTCCGCGGCAGCGCCGTCAACCAGGACGGCGCCAGCAACGGGCTGACCGCCCCCAACGGCCGCGCCCAGGAGAAGGTGATCCGGCAGGCCCTGGCCAACGCGGGCGTCGCGCCCGGCGAGGTGGACCTGGTCGAGGCGCACGGCACCGGAACCACGCTGGGCGACCCCATCGAGGCGGACGCGCTGCTGGCGGCCTACGGCCGGGACCGGGACGCGGACCGGCCGCTGTGGCTGGGCTCCCTGAAGTCGAACATGGGGCACGCCCAGGCCGCCGCCGGCGTCGGCGGCGTCATCAAGGCCGTGCTGGCGATGCGGCACGGACACATGCCCAGGACCCTCCACGTGGACGCCCCCTCACGCCACGTCGACTGGTCCTCCGGAGCGGTCGAACTGCTGGTGGAGGGCCGCGAGTGGACCCGGCGGGACGGCCCCCGGCGGGCCGGGGTGTCGTCGTTCGGCGTCAGCGGCACCAACGCCCACGTGGTCCTCGAGGAGGCGCCGCCCGAGGAGCCGGCCGAGGAGCACGCGCCGGACGCGGGCGTCGCCGGCGGCCTGGTGCCGTGGGTGCTGTCCGCCAAGAGCGCCAAGGCCCTGCGCGGGCAGGCGGGCAGGCTGCGCGACTTCGCCGCCGCCCGTCCGGACGCGGACGACGCCGCCGTCGGCTGGTCGCTGGTGTCGGGCCGGTCCCGGTTCGAGCACCGCGCGGTGGTGCTGGGGCGCGGCCGGGACGAGCTGCTGAGCGGCCTGGCCGCGCTGAGCGAGGGCGCCGAGTCCCCCGCGGTGGTGAGCGGCAGCGCCGGGAAACTCGGCGGTGTCGCCTTCGTCTTCCCCGGCCAGGGGTCGCAGTGGGCCGGCATGGGCCGGCGGCTGTACGACACCTTCCCGGTCTTCGCGCAGGCCCTCGACGCGTGCGCGGACGCCCTCGCCGAATGGGTCGACTGGTCGCTGCTCGACGTCATCCACGGCGTGGAGGGGGCGCCCGGCCTGGACCGGGTGGACGTGGTCCAGCCGGTGCTGTTCGCGGTGATGGTGTCCACGGCCGCCCTGTGGCGGTCCTGGGGCGTCGAACCGGGCGCGGTGATCGGCCACAGCCAGGGCGAGATCGCCGCCGCCTGCGTCAGCGGCGCGCTGTCCCTGCGGGACGCCGCCCGGGTCGTGGCGCTGCGCAGCCAGGCCCTGGTGGACCTCAAGGGCCACGGCGGCATGGCCTCGGTCGCCCAGTCCGCCGACGTCGTGGCGGAACGGCTGGCTCCGTGGGGCGACCGGGTGAGCGTCGCCGTCGTCAACGGGCCCCGCTCCGTCGTGGTGTCCGGGGAACCGGACGCGCTCGACGAATTCGTCGAGAAGACGAAGGCCGACGGCGCACAGGCCCGCAGAATTCCGGTGGATTACGCCTCGCATTCCCCTCAGGTCGCCCGGGTCCGGGAAAAAGTGACCGGCGCGCTGACCGGCGTACGCCCGGAAACGTCGCACCTGCCCTTCTATTCGACCCTGTACGGCGAGGTCGTCGACACCGCGGAACTGAACGCCGATTACTGGTACAACAACCTCCGCGAGAAGGTCCTCTTCGAAACCTCCGTCCGGCGGCTGGCCGACGACGGTTTCCGGGTGTTCGTCGAGATGAGCCCGCACCCCGTGCTGACCGTCCCCGTGCAGGAGATCGTCGAGGACCTGGACGACGCGCTGGTGCTGTCGTCCTCGCGGCGGGACCGCGACGAGGTGGAGGCCCTGCTCGGCTCGCTGGCCCAGCTCCACGTCCGGGGCGGGCGGGTGGACTGGGACGCCCTGTTCACCACGCGCCGCCGGGTGGACCTGCCGACGTACGCCTTCCAGCGGCAGCGGTACTGGCTCAGCTCCTCGCCCGCCGCGGCCGCGGCCGAACTGCCCGCGACGGGGCAGCCCGCCGACGACGACCAGGCCGTTCCCCTGCCCGAGCGGATCGCGGCCCTGACCGGCGCCGACGCGCAGGCACTCGTGCTGGAGCACGTGCGGGAGAAGGTCGCCGTCGTGCTCGGGCACCCCAGCGCCGACGCCGTCGACCCCGACCAGGAGTTCAAGGAGCTGGGCTTCGACTCGCTGCTGTCGGCGGAGCTGAGCAAGCGCCTGACCGCGTCGACCGGACTGAAGCTGAGGGCGAACGTGGTGCTGCGGCACCCGTCACCGCGGCGGATCGCCGGGCACATCATGTCCTCGCTCGCGGCGTAGCACCGTCCCGCCGGCGGGACACGGCAAGCGCCGCGCGCGGCCTGTCCCGCCGGGCACCGAGTTGTCTTGAACGGCCGATTCACTTCCCGGAAGGTGGAGGTGATCCGCCGGATTCCCGATACCCGGGTTCGTTTGCTGAGGGGTTGATCTGTGTGCCTTCGTTCGGTGCGTCGTCTGCGCATATAGGCATGTGGCGGGCGCAGGAAATGGCTCCCGACACGCCGAACCACGCGCTCACCATGTGGGACGTGGACGGCGCGCTGGACGCGGCCGTCATGGAATCCGCTTTCCTGCACGTGATGGGCGAGGCGGAAGTCCTGCGCGTCAATTTCGTCGACGACGGCGGCGGACTGCGCCTCGTGCCCCGGGAACTCGGCGACTGGCGGCCGTTCTTCCTGGACCTCAGCACCGAGACCGACCCCGAGCAGGCGGCGCGCGAGGCGCTCGCCGAGCTGGTGCGCCGGCCCTTCGACCTGGGACGCGACCTGCTGTTCCGGCTGGGTGTGGTCAGGCTCGCCGAGAACCGCTCCCTGCTGGTGATCGCCTACCACCACCTCGTCTCCGACGGGTTCGGCGCGGGCGGCCTGCTCTCGCGGCGCCTGGCCGAGGTGTACACGGCGCTGGCGCGGGGCGAGCGGGTGCCCGAGCTGCCGCACCCGTGGGACACCGCCTCCTTCGCGATCGAGGCGGTGGAGTACCTCGCCTCGCAGAAGTTCGCCGAGGACATGGAGTTCTGGGGCGACTACCTCAAGGACGCGCCCCCGCCCGCGCAGGTCCCCCGCGTCACCCTGTCCGAGGCGCGGCGCACCGCGCTGTCGGAGCCGCTGAGCAGCGCCGACCGCTGGTCGGAGGTGGCCGAGACCATCGGCATGGTGAGCCGGACCCTGACCGTCCCGCGCGCCGAGGCGGACCGCTGGACCGAGACCGCGCAGTCCATGGGCGTGTGGATGTCGCAGATGCTGACCGCCGCCGCGGCGGTGTACTTCCGGCACCGCTGCGACCGCCCGGAGTTCCTCCTGTCCCTGGCCGTCGGCAACCGCGTCGGCGTGGCGAGCAGGACGCCCGGCCTGGCCGTGAACGTGGTGCCGGTACGGGTGCGGATCCCGCTCGGCGCGACCTTCACCGAGATCGCCGAGACGCTCGTCGACGAGACGTACGAGATCTTCGACCACACCGCCTGCCACTACTCCGACATCCAGCGCGCCGGCGGGACCGTCCTCAGCGGCCGCGGCAGCTTCGGCGCCGTCGTGAACGTCGTCGAGTTCGCGGAGCAGCTCCACTTCGGCGACAGCCCGGCCCGCTACTCGGGCGCCACGACCGGCACCTTCGAGGAACTGTCGATCGGCGTCTACACCGACGGCAGTCCCGACAGCGACCTGTTCATCCGGCTCGACGCCCCCGCGGGCCTGTACCACCGCGCCGAACTGCGCTTCATCGGCGAGGAGCTGATCGCCTTCATCCGCGCCGCGCTGGACGCCGGCACCCGCCCGGTCGGCGCGCTGGACGTCGTCGGCGGCGACGAACGGGACCGGGTGCTCGCCGCGCCGGACACCGCCGACGCGCCGCTGCCGGGGCTGACCGTCCCGGAGCTGTTCGCCCGGCAGGTCGAGCGCGACCCCTACGCCGTCGCGCTGACCGCCGGCGACACGTCGGTCTCCTACCGCGAGCTGGACGAACGGTCCGGCCGGCTGGCCGCGGCCCTGCGCCGCCGGGACGTCGGCCCCGAGACCGTCGTCGCGGTGGCGCTGCCCCGGTCGGTGGACCTGGCAGTCGCCCTGCTCGCGGTGGCGAAGGCCGGCGGCGCCGCCCTGCCCCTCGACCCGGCGTCCCCGGCCTCGCTCGCCGGGCGGACCGGCAAGCTCCCGGTGCGCGCCCTGCTCACCGACGCGGCGACGGCCGCCACGGTCCCCACCGGCCCGGACGTGCCGACGCTGCTGCTCGACGACCTCGCCGACGACACCGGCGGCACCGACGGCACCGGCACCGAAGCCGTCCCGCCGCACCCCGACAACCTGCTGGCCGTGCTGCACGGCACCGGCCCGGCCGGTGAGCCGGTGCCCGTCGCCGTGACCCACCGGAACATCGAGCGGTTCGTCCTGGACCGCCGGTGCCGGGACGCCGGCCGCGGCACCGTGCTGTGGCACGCGCCGCACACCTGCGACGCGCTCGCCCTGGAGGTGTGGACGCCCCTGCTCAACGGCGGCCGGGTGGTCGTGGCCCCCGAAGGGGACCTGGACACCGACGCGCTGGCCGGGCTGCGGGCGGCCCACGACATCACCACCGTGTGGCTCCCCGCGGGCCGGTTCGTGGCGATCGCGGCCGCGCACCCCGAGCGTCTCGCCGGGCTGCGCGAGGTGTGGACCGGCGGGGACCGGGTCTCCCCGGCCGCGCTGCGCCGGGTCCGCGAGGCCTGCCCGGAGCTGACGGTCGTCACCGGGCACGGTCCGGCGGAGACGACCGTCCTCGCCGCCTGCCACCGCCTGCCCGCCGGTGAACCGGTCCGCCACGTGGCGGCCGTCGGACGGCCGGTGGACCACACCGCCCTGTACGTCCTCGGCCCCGGGCTCGCCCCGGTCCCCGTCGACGTGGCCGGCGAACTGTACGTGTCCGGCCCCGGCGTGGCCCGCGGCTACCCCGGGCGGCCGGCGGCGACCGCGGAACGCTTCGTGCCCTGCCCCTTCGGCCCGGCCGGCACCGTCATGTACCGGACCGGGGACCGGGTGCGGTGGACCGCCGACGGCCGTCTCGCCCACGTCGGCCGCGCCGACACCCAGGCCGACGTCCGCGGGGTCCGCGTCGAGCTGGCCGAGGTCGAGGAGGCGCTGTCCGAGCACGCCGGCCTGGCGCAGGCCGTGGTGGCCGTCCGGGAGGACGGCTCCGGGCAGCAGCGCCTGGTGGCGTACGTCGTCCCGGTGGCCGGCACGACCGTGTCCGCCGACGAACTGC contains:
- a CDS encoding acyltransferase domain-containing protein, encoding MTDSAERTADGADRVQRALRTLLEERDRLRRENDALKAGRGEPIAVVAMACRYPGGVSSPEDLWEVVRDGLDVVDDFPADRGWRDVYDPDPDAVGSSYARQGGFLKDVADFDADFFNISPREALAVDPHHRLLLETSWEVFERAGIVPADVRGADVGVFSGISSSEYGWRFLEGAQKELEGYLLYGSALSVASGRVAYELGLTGPAVSVDTACSSSLVALHMAVQSLRSGECSMALAGGALVMATPAMFVEFSRQGALSPGGRCKAFADGADGTGWAEGVGVLLLERLSDARRNGHPVLAVVRGSAVNQDGASNGLTAPNGRAQEKVIRQALANAGVAPGEVDLVEAHGTGTTLGDPIEADALLAAYGRDRDADRPLWLGSLKSNMGHAQAAAGVGGVIKAVLAMRHGHMPRTLHVDAPSRHVDWSSGAVELLVEGREWTRRDGPRRAGVSSFGVSGTNAHVVLEEAPPEEPAEEHAPDAGVAGGLVPWVLSAKSAKALRGQAGRLRDFAAARPDADDAAVGWSLVSGRSRFEHRAVVLGRGRDELLSGLAALSEGAESPAVVSGSAGKLGGVAFVFPGQGSQWAGMGRRLYDTFPVFAQALDACADALAEWVDWSLLDVIHGVEGAPGLDRVDVVQPVLFAVMVSTAALWRSWGVEPGAVIGHSQGEIAAACVSGALSLRDAARVVALRSQALVDLKGHGGMASVAQSADVVAERLAPWGDRVSVAVVNGPRSVVVSGEPDALDEFVEKTKADGAQARRIPVDYASHSPQVARVREKVTGALTGVRPETSHLPFYSTLYGEVVDTAELNADYWYNNLREKVLFETSVRRLADDGFRVFVEMSPHPVLTVPVQEIVEDLDDALVLSSSRRDRDEVEALLGSLAQLHVRGGRVDWDALFTTRRRVDLPTYAFQRQRYWLSSSPAAAAAELPATGQPADDDQAVPLPERIAALTGADAQALVLEHVREKVAVVLGHPSADAVDPDQEFKELGFDSLLSAELSKRLTASTGLKLRANVVLRHPSPRRIAGHIMSSLAA
- a CDS encoding amino acid adenylation domain-containing protein; the encoded protein is MWRAQEMAPDTPNHALTMWDVDGALDAAVMESAFLHVMGEAEVLRVNFVDDGGGLRLVPRELGDWRPFFLDLSTETDPEQAAREALAELVRRPFDLGRDLLFRLGVVRLAENRSLLVIAYHHLVSDGFGAGGLLSRRLAEVYTALARGERVPELPHPWDTASFAIEAVEYLASQKFAEDMEFWGDYLKDAPPPAQVPRVTLSEARRTALSEPLSSADRWSEVAETIGMVSRTLTVPRAEADRWTETAQSMGVWMSQMLTAAAAVYFRHRCDRPEFLLSLAVGNRVGVASRTPGLAVNVVPVRVRIPLGATFTEIAETLVDETYEIFDHTACHYSDIQRAGGTVLSGRGSFGAVVNVVEFAEQLHFGDSPARYSGATTGTFEELSIGVYTDGSPDSDLFIRLDAPAGLYHRAELRFIGEELIAFIRAALDAGTRPVGALDVVGGDERDRVLAAPDTADAPLPGLTVPELFARQVERDPYAVALTAGDTSVSYRELDERSGRLAAALRRRDVGPETVVAVALPRSVDLAVALLAVAKAGGAALPLDPASPASLAGRTGKLPVRALLTDAATAATVPTGPDVPTLLLDDLADDTGGTDGTGTEAVPPHPDNLLAVLHGTGPAGEPVPVAVTHRNIERFVLDRRCRDAGRGTVLWHAPHTCDALALEVWTPLLNGGRVVVAPEGDLDTDALAGLRAAHDITTVWLPAGRFVAIAAAHPERLAGLREVWTGGDRVSPAALRRVREACPELTVVTGHGPAETTVLAACHRLPAGEPVRHVAAVGRPVDHTALYVLGPGLAPVPVDVAGELYVSGPGVARGYPGRPAATAERFVPCPFGPAGTVMYRTGDRVRWTADGRLAHVGRADTQADVRGVRVELAEVEEALSEHAGLAQAVVAVREDGSGQQRLVAYVVPVAGTTVSADELRRFAAGWLPESMVPSVFTVLDRLPLTAGGRVDRAALPRPAFDDERYRAPRNDTERILAKAFAEVLELDRVGIDEDFFDLGGNSLRAIRLVGLIRAELNQEVSIRRLFAARTVLGLSDMWKDLGRSSRPTLRRRTREGAVL